The genome window GAAATTGAGTGGCGACAGGATAATATTACAGTGTACGGGAAAACTCATTTACAGCCTCGCCTAACGGCTTGGTATGCCGACGAAGGCTTAACCTATACCTATTCTAATCTCACCATGTATCCCAATCCTTGGATTGATTGTTTGGAGCAGATAAAGGACAAGATAGAATTTTTGTTGAATGTAAAATTTAACAGTGTCTTACTCAATTATTATCGCCATGGCAAAGATAGTATGGGATGGCACAGTGATAATGAACCAGAATTAGGAAAAAATCCCCTCATCGCTTCGGTTAGCTTTGGGGGAGAAAGACGTTTTATGTTAAAAACAAGGGATAAGAAAAACCCCATTAAATCAGAAATATCCCTTACCCATGGCAGTTTGTTGGTAATGGCAGGAGAAACTCAACATTATTGGCTACATCAAATCCCTAAAACATCCAAGTCCGTTAAACCAAGAATTAACCTCACTTTTCGACTAATTAACCAAGAATTACAGTGAGTCCGATAAATGGAAGTTGTGACAGTGGATAAGAGACAAAGGGAAATAATCACCCCAATTTTTACTTTTTGCGATAAAAACGCTTAATAGATTCAATAATAGCCGTCACAGCCTGTAAATTTTCGTCTTGCTCTAACCCTTCAATAGGAGAATTTGCCACGTGTTGCATTTTTTTAGCAATTACTTCTATATTTTTATCGTAATGCTCAAACATTCTGATAAGAAGATCATCAAAACTACAAGTTCTCACAATAGACCAATGTTGTTCTAGGGTATCAATATCATATACTGCATAGAATAAAAGAATCTTAGCACGGAGAGGATTAGTATATTGCATTATTTCCTGTTTAAGTTCAAATAGATTTTCTATTTTTAGCCAAGGAATAATCTGCCCTTCTGGCACACTGCTAGGGGTTACATCTCTTTTTACCTCTTCTGTCGGTTGCGATATTTCTTGGGGTTGTGATGGAGTAGAGGTTTGGGACTTTTCTGTTTCCTGAGTTGCTTTCTTCGATTGTGCTTTAATTAGCTGGGTTTCTTCGTCTCCAGAATTAGTATCTTTATCTATATCTCTCACTTCGTAGGGGTATAAATGACTAAAGTTATCCATGATGGTATCGGCGATGAATGTATAAAAATTCTGGCGATTGATGCTTGATACCACCATATCAAGGGCTTTTTTTAGTCTTTTACTACTGGGATAAAGTTCTTTTATTTCACGGATTAAGTCTCTCATGTCATACATATCGATGACATTTATATCTGCTTCCCAGTATTGCTTACACACAGCAAAAATTACTTTTTTCATTCTTGCTGATTCTTCATGATTTTGAATCGCTTCTGTAATGGCCTCGACTATTTCTGTGTCAGAAGTCTCATTTTCTTCGATATAGTCTTCTTCAACGGGAATAATTTGGTATAAATCAGACATACGTCTCAAAACATAAGTGGCAATTTTTTTATAAATAGTTTTGCGATTTAATGTTTCTACCGCATGATGAAGTAGGGCTTTAAGATCTTCTAAGGTGGGGTTTGTTTGATGTAAATTTTCTAATAAATCAAAAAAGGAATAGTCATTGATAACATTAATATCGGTTTCCCAATATCTTTGACTAACATAAAATACTAACTTTTTTGCCCTGAGTGCTTCCTTAGAGTTGCTTAAATCTTGTGCTATACTTTCAATTA of Cyanobacterium sp. HL-69 contains these proteins:
- a CDS encoding Alkylated DNA repair protein AlkB, with product MAKIELPYSEIYYYPDFFDSATSDVLFTELHREIEWRQDNITVYGKTHLQPRLTAWYADEGLTYTYSNLTMYPNPWIDCLEQIKDKIEFLLNVKFNSVLLNYYRHGKDSMGWHSDNEPELGKNPLIASVSFGGERRFMLKTRDKKNPIKSEISLTHGSLLVMAGETQHYWLHQIPKTSKSVKPRINLTFRLINQELQ